In the Thermoplasmata archaeon genome, one interval contains:
- a CDS encoding GNAT family N-acetyltransferase, with translation MAIPEQAAAGAGFQRTPWLDFFVDIERPERSILAGMSKDRRYGIRKGTERGVSVWTAENREDVEQAYQLLLQTHKRARFPLEPVRFFSEIFRNFARDRFCILTAKHKDRPLATCVVAVDGRSGVNWYAGSSSDPSASRFYPNDVVIWEAIRWSRAHGLSFFEMGGGGPPGDARGFVSFKKQFGGATVDVGRYTFVPKPWKFGLASRGFGLFRMIRRLSR, from the coding sequence ATGGCCATTCCAGAGCAGGCGGCTGCCGGGGCGGGTTTCCAACGCACTCCGTGGCTGGATTTCTTCGTCGATATCGAGAGACCCGAAAGGTCCATTCTTGCTGGAATGAGCAAGGATCGTCGGTACGGGATTCGAAAGGGGACGGAGCGGGGAGTCTCGGTGTGGACTGCGGAGAACCGCGAGGACGTTGAACAGGCCTATCAACTCTTGCTCCAGACCCACAAACGAGCACGTTTTCCTCTCGAACCCGTTCGTTTCTTCTCAGAGATATTCCGTAATTTCGCACGAGACAGATTTTGCATCCTCACCGCCAAGCACAAAGACAGGCCTCTCGCGACCTGTGTGGTTGCAGTCGACGGTCGTTCTGGTGTGAACTGGTACGCGGGATCTTCATCGGATCCCTCGGCAAGCCGATTCTACCCCAACGACGTCGTGATTTGGGAAGCGATTCGATGGAGCCGTGCCCACGGGCTCTCTTTCTTCGAGATGGGAGGCGGAGGGCCCCCAGGAGACGCAAGAGGTTTTGTTTCGTTCAAGAAGCAGTTCGGCGGGGCGACCGTCGATGTGGGCCGTTATACTTTCGTCCCGAAGCCGTGGAAGTTCGGGTTGGCTTCTCGAGGTTTCGGCCTATTCCGCATGATCCGGCGGCTGAGTCGATGA
- a CDS encoding class I SAM-dependent methyltransferase, with protein sequence MSQLKPMQPGARVVEVGDGIDGCAASGPRPDAWTEYIDARLVWEPLAELLLERPRCVLDLGCGDGHVARELSRRGFWAIGVDIQRAVGPQVVSRVESLPFRNETFDLVLLVLVLMHVPRAEFTMREIRRVMKRGATLLIAVGNRQSFTGLAVREGSPRFLNERIPYHYYRSYNRRQLKELLVCSGFKVKSIRCVTFVPRFVANSHPKFLRRVLTVAVFAERMLAAVPLIRWCGVRLLALGEAE encoded by the coding sequence TTGAGCCAACTGAAGCCAATGCAGCCAGGTGCTCGGGTCGTCGAAGTGGGCGACGGCATCGACGGGTGCGCGGCCTCGGGTCCGCGTCCGGATGCGTGGACAGAATACATTGACGCGAGGCTGGTATGGGAACCTCTTGCCGAGCTTCTTCTGGAGCGTCCGAGGTGCGTTCTCGACTTGGGATGCGGGGATGGACACGTCGCACGGGAACTTTCTAGACGGGGATTCTGGGCCATCGGGGTCGATATTCAAAGGGCGGTCGGTCCCCAGGTGGTTTCGAGGGTGGAGAGCTTGCCATTCCGGAACGAGACCTTCGACCTTGTCCTCCTAGTACTCGTGCTCATGCATGTGCCTCGGGCAGAATTTACCATGCGCGAGATCAGGAGAGTAATGAAGCGGGGGGCCACGCTGTTGATTGCGGTCGGAAACCGGCAGAGTTTCACAGGTCTGGCTGTTCGCGAGGGCAGTCCACGTTTCCTGAACGAGCGCATCCCATACCACTACTACCGCTCCTACAATAGACGCCAATTGAAGGAACTCCTCGTCTGCTCCGGATTCAAGGTTAAAAGCATTCGCTGCGTCACATTTGTCCCTCGATTCGTTGCCAACTCGCATCCGAAGTTCCTTCGGAGAGTTCTCACAGTTGCCGTCTTTGCGGAGAGAATGCTTGCGGCCGTTCCGCTGATCCGGTGGTGCGGCGTTCGCCTCCTTGCGCTCGGAGAGGCGGAATAG
- a CDS encoding DegT/DnrJ/EryC1/StrS family aminotransferase, giving the protein MLACLHGDNRVRSEDGLPIQRGAGLLLNSGRAGLHVLLKSLSLPAGSKVGVPLFVCEAVFEAVVHAGCQPVFLDVDPETMILPASQLDRQDAVAAVVAVHLFGNPVDVHTLSDGRSIPVIEDCAHALFSTMHGRRVGTQGIGAIYSFGLGKPVSIGRLGAAIAAGKKEAESLERVAGGIPPETWGERASRGIQSSAISAMYRKPWYGMFAYELGRTFERALDPMAHNVREYATADVQLLALVISKLSSYKSRVPFQQDAWKVLTDAAIDGSGNEIRPQLTEPGGTSDQWVLALNCGSRARRDFLARALLRFEIDSIEMYDGVPESASRRFGYRGGAPVAEHLSKTVLAIPVLTGNNADSVERVAGQLFDAVRTVVR; this is encoded by the coding sequence ATGCTGGCTTGTTTGCACGGTGACAACCGTGTCCGATCGGAGGACGGCCTACCAATCCAACGGGGAGCAGGCCTTCTTCTGAATAGTGGTCGGGCAGGCCTCCACGTTTTGCTCAAGAGCCTTTCTCTTCCCGCGGGCAGCAAAGTCGGGGTCCCGCTATTTGTGTGCGAGGCTGTCTTTGAGGCAGTCGTTCACGCTGGATGCCAGCCGGTGTTTCTCGATGTCGATCCGGAGACAATGATTCTTCCCGCTTCTCAACTCGATCGGCAAGACGCCGTCGCCGCTGTGGTCGCAGTGCACTTGTTCGGCAACCCTGTTGATGTCCATACATTGTCCGACGGGCGATCCATTCCTGTCATTGAGGACTGCGCTCACGCATTGTTCAGCACGATGCATGGGCGACGAGTAGGGACTCAGGGGATTGGGGCGATTTATTCGTTCGGCCTCGGGAAACCCGTTTCCATCGGCCGCCTCGGAGCTGCTATTGCTGCTGGGAAGAAGGAGGCGGAGTCCCTCGAGCGGGTTGCGGGCGGAATCCCACCTGAGACTTGGGGCGAACGTGCCTCCCGTGGGATTCAGTCAAGTGCCATCTCGGCGATGTACAGGAAACCATGGTACGGCATGTTTGCCTATGAACTCGGCCGAACGTTCGAACGGGCCCTTGACCCGATGGCACACAACGTTCGCGAATACGCGACCGCTGACGTCCAGTTGTTGGCTCTCGTCATCTCCAAGCTCTCGTCCTATAAGTCTCGAGTTCCGTTCCAACAAGACGCATGGAAGGTCCTCACGGACGCGGCGATTGATGGATCGGGCAATGAAATTAGACCACAGCTGACCGAACCGGGGGGCACATCTGATCAGTGGGTCCTCGCATTGAACTGTGGTTCCAGAGCTCGTCGCGACTTTTTGGCGCGGGCGCTGCTCAGATTTGAGATCGACTCAATCGAGATGTATGACGGAGTCCCGGAATCTGCGTCGCGTCGTTTCGGATACAGGGGTGGCGCGCCTGTCGCTGAGCACCTATCCAAGACAGTGCTTGCAATACCGGTTCTTACCGGTAACAACGCCGATTCGGTCGAGCGAGTTGCGGGCCAGTTGTTCGATGCTGTACGGACTGTGGTCCGATGA